A single window of Chloracidobacterium sp. DNA harbors:
- a CDS encoding pyridoxal-phosphate dependent enzyme, translating to MKVYNDILELIGDTPLVRINNITKQLKIKAPIYAKMESLNPGYSVKDRIGISMIDWAEREGVLKKGGTIIEATSGNTGIGLALVAAVRGYKCIFVLTEKASTEKVRYLKGLGADIVVCPAAAKPGTPDHYVATAKRISEETPNSFYPDQYNHPENPAAHYRTTGPEIWNDTDGKITHFVASIGTGGTISGTGRYLKEMNPDIKVIGADPYGSIFKTYKESGFIPEATPYLVEGIGQNLPVGNADLNTIDEIINITDRESFDLARQLGRREGIFCGGSAGTIFAAALKVAKDLDESACIVFIVCDTGEHYLSKFHSDEWMKEKLLLEPQRITASLIADTKSAGSPRELISVGPDEKVAAALALMSENSVTQLPVIDGHESVGSLRESHILTNLLKDRNLLDAKVSDIMDKSFPVVDVDESFDSIKNKLTKSPAVVIEDFKRITGIITRSDVLDLPH from the coding sequence ATGAAAGTTTACAACGACATTCTGGAACTGATCGGCGATACGCCGCTCGTACGTATCAACAATATTACCAAGCAACTCAAGATCAAGGCACCGATTTACGCCAAGATGGAGAGCCTCAATCCCGGATACTCGGTCAAGGACCGCATCGGCATCTCGATGATCGACTGGGCCGAACGCGAGGGCGTGCTGAAAAAGGGCGGGACCATCATTGAGGCGACATCAGGCAACACCGGCATCGGCCTGGCTCTGGTTGCGGCGGTTCGCGGTTACAAGTGCATTTTTGTACTTACGGAAAAAGCCTCGACCGAAAAGGTGCGTTATCTGAAAGGCCTCGGGGCTGACATCGTCGTCTGCCCGGCGGCGGCCAAGCCCGGCACTCCCGACCATTACGTCGCGACGGCAAAGCGGATCTCGGAGGAAACACCTAATTCATTTTATCCGGATCAGTACAATCATCCGGAAAATCCGGCGGCGCACTACCGCACGACGGGCCCCGAGATCTGGAATGATACCGACGGCAAGATCACGCACTTTGTCGCCTCGATCGGCACCGGCGGCACCATCAGCGGTACCGGACGCTACCTTAAGGAGATGAACCCCGACATCAAGGTGATCGGAGCCGATCCATACGGCTCGATCTTTAAGACCTACAAGGAATCGGGATTCATCCCCGAGGCGACACCGTATCTGGTCGAGGGCATCGGTCAAAATCTGCCGGTCGGCAACGCCGACCTCAATACGATCGACGAGATCATCAATATAACGGACCGCGAGTCCTTTGACCTCGCTCGCCAACTCGGCCGCCGTGAGGGCATTTTTTGCGGAGGTTCGGCGGGAACGATCTTTGCCGCCGCCCTTAAGGTCGCCAAGGATCTTGACGAATCGGCGTGCATCGTTTTCATCGTCTGCGACACGGGCGAACATTATCTGAGTAAGTTTCACTCGGATGAATGGATGAAGGAGAAACTGCTACTCGAACCGCAGCGTATAACTGCCAGCCTGATCGCTGACACCAAAAGTGCGGGTTCGCCGCGTGAACTGATCTCGGTCGGCCCCGACGAAAAGGTCGCGGCCGCATTGGCACTGATGAGTGAGAACAGCGTGACCCAGCTGCCAGTTATCGACGGTCACGAATCGGTCGGCAGCCTTCGCGAAAGCCATATTTTGACCAACTTGCTCAAGGATCGTAATCTGCTCGATGCCAAGGTCAGCGACATTATGGACAAGAGTTTTCCGGTCGTTGACGTTGACGAAAGCTTTGACTCGATCAAGAATAAACTGACCAAGTCTCCGGCAGTCGTGATCGAGGATTTCAAGCGTATTACGGGTATTATTACGCGTTCGGACGTTTTGGATCTGCCGCATTGA
- a CDS encoding class I SAM-dependent methyltransferase, whose amino-acid sequence MPKKGTHTQTGKAKTQGLYDRIADVHNLALRLNGYRNSVAKYLRSLDLKIDSDSLVLDAGCGTGIVSLAFQDAAFDPKRAIALDLSFKSLKVAREQFLKRRKHAKITDIVQGNILSLPFVDQSFDLILMCGVLEYTPLDAGLREAARVLKKGAPLVLLPVKPSIVGSVLELLYKFKIHPLDNVRVAATRYFNIVGNHEFPITEPIAWSKTIFLLEKK is encoded by the coding sequence ATGCCCAAAAAAGGGACGCACACCCAAACCGGTAAAGCTAAAACCCAAGGCCTCTATGACCGCATCGCTGACGTTCATAATCTGGCGTTGAGGCTCAACGGTTACCGCAATTCGGTTGCCAAGTATCTGCGTTCGCTAGATCTCAAGATCGATTCAGACTCGCTCGTATTGGATGCCGGATGTGGCACGGGCATCGTCTCGCTGGCGTTTCAGGACGCGGCGTTCGATCCGAAAAGGGCGATCGCACTTGACCTATCATTCAAATCGCTCAAGGTAGCCCGCGAGCAGTTTCTAAAACGCCGAAAGCACGCCAAGATCACGGATATCGTGCAGGGAAACATTCTTAGCCTGCCGTTTGTGGACCAGTCGTTCGACCTCATCCTGATGTGCGGCGTACTCGAATACACGCCGCTCGATGCCGGACTCCGCGAGGCGGCACGCGTTCTCAAAAAAGGTGCCCCGCTCGTACTACTGCCGGTGAAGCCATCGATCGTCGGGTCCGTACTCGAACTGCTATACAAGTTTAAGATCCATCCTTTGGACAACGTAAGGGTCGCCGCGACACGCTATTTCAACATTGTCGGCAATCACGAATTCCCTATCACCGAACCGATAGCCTGGAGTAAGACGATTTTTCTACTGGAGAAAAAGTGA
- a CDS encoding TlpA family protein disulfide reductase yields the protein MRIFLIFTLFVFVMVADAQSGRSTGTPEIVTTASVKQLFDETNSYTRSKFIEYADKKLPYSERLQEQTRKEQKQLAAKNAAIAAARQEPSGEDLYFTGLLYWVADNLDGTATWLERYVVSTDPSAEKLQTARSLISVVAAKQGRFEQAEKALSDYLAGPSVKSGERLRMENELAKAYQSAAQFQKMAPHAEAAYNTAGSMLKEAATRSRGLDEILDSGMLVFEAYAGSSDIPKADAALDELRRRAKELESPSFYYYAVDRKITYMISTGRKSSALELYLEALISSAKDFTAKTAQADVFARLKRREKQYKMLGEPVPELLNVDQWLPGKPRTMADLKGKVVLLDFWATWCGPCIEAFPSLREWQQDFAKDGFEILGVTRYYGMQIGAKDPPAEIAILKAFRTKYDLTYDFVVAGDQSVQLQFGAMALPTAVLVDRKGIIRYIETGTNSSRLEEIRAMIFKLMAEK from the coding sequence ATGCGCATTTTTTTAATTTTTACCTTATTTGTTTTCGTGATGGTCGCCGATGCCCAGTCCGGCCGGTCGACGGGGACACCGGAAATCGTAACAACCGCTAGCGTCAAACAGCTTTTCGACGAAACTAATAGTTACACACGGTCAAAGTTTATCGAATACGCCGACAAAAAACTGCCGTACAGCGAACGCCTTCAGGAACAGACCCGCAAAGAGCAAAAACAGCTCGCTGCAAAAAATGCAGCGATCGCCGCCGCACGGCAAGAACCGTCAGGCGAAGATCTATACTTCACCGGCCTGCTCTACTGGGTAGCCGACAATCTTGATGGCACCGCGACGTGGCTCGAGCGTTATGTTGTGTCAACCGACCCCTCGGCTGAAAAGCTCCAGACCGCCCGCTCACTGATCTCGGTGGTCGCGGCCAAACAAGGCAGATTCGAACAGGCTGAAAAGGCACTGAGCGACTATCTGGCGGGGCCAAGCGTTAAGAGCGGCGAGCGGCTCAGAATGGAAAATGAACTCGCAAAGGCATACCAATCAGCCGCCCAGTTCCAGAAAATGGCACCGCACGCCGAAGCGGCGTACAACACTGCCGGATCGATGCTCAAGGAGGCGGCGACACGCTCGCGCGGCCTTGACGAAATACTTGATAGTGGAATGCTCGTTTTCGAGGCATATGCCGGTTCGAGCGATATTCCAAAGGCAGACGCCGCACTCGACGAACTACGCCGCAGGGCCAAGGAACTCGAATCACCAAGCTTTTACTACTACGCTGTCGATAGAAAGATCACTTATATGATATCAACCGGACGAAAGAGCTCCGCTCTCGAGTTGTACCTCGAGGCCCTGATCAGTTCGGCTAAGGACTTTACTGCCAAAACCGCTCAAGCCGATGTTTTTGCCCGACTGAAACGCCGCGAAAAACAGTACAAGATGCTCGGGGAACCGGTGCCGGAGTTGCTTAATGTCGACCAATGGCTGCCCGGCAAGCCTCGGACTATGGCGGACCTTAAGGGCAAGGTCGTGCTGCTGGACTTTTGGGCAACGTGGTGCGGACCTTGTATCGAGGCATTTCCGTCACTCCGCGAATGGCAGCAAGATTTTGCCAAAGACGGCTTTGAGATTCTCGGCGTGACCCGGTATTACGGAATGCAGATCGGTGCCAAAGACCCGCCGGCGGAGATCGCCATTCTCAAAGCCTTTCGAACAAAGTATGATCTGACATACGATTTTGTGGTCGCGGGCGACCAATCCGTCCAACTCCAATTTGGTGCAATGGCTCTGCCGACCGCAGTACTGGTCGACCGAAAAGGCATAATCCGCTATATTGAAACCGGCACCAACTCCTCCCGGCTTGAGGAAATACGTGCAATGATCTTCAAGCTTATGGCGGAAAAGTAA
- the thiO gene encoding glycine oxidase ThiO, with amino-acid sequence MNSEILIIGGGVIGLSIARELNRRGVRGITVVEQGRCGEQSSWAAAGMLGAQAETDEPGDMLAFLAESRSKYPELAASLFGDTAIDIELDQKGTLYLAFDDDDVRQISARVQWQQKAGLNVQTMTAAEVRRTEPFVSPEVIGGALFPNDWQVENRKLIKALRHYADLNDVKIVEERSVIDLISQNGGVRGARTDEGEIIAGKTILATGAWTSLIKLGAFPVPIAVKPIRGQMIAFRTAKRLFERVIYSTGGYMVPRADGRVLVGATSEDVGFNRDITAEATAGLVEVATTISPALAGLSIVDQWTGLRPAGPDAMPILGEIDGIGGLYIATAHYRNGILLAPRTAEIMADLILEGRRSPYLEAFGPDRFRNR; translated from the coding sequence ATGAATTCAGAAATATTGATTATCGGCGGTGGCGTTATCGGGCTTAGCATTGCCCGCGAACTTAACCGTCGCGGCGTCCGCGGCATTACGGTCGTCGAACAAGGGCGTTGCGGCGAACAATCATCGTGGGCCGCAGCCGGAATGCTCGGTGCCCAGGCCGAGACGGACGAACCCGGCGATATGCTGGCTTTCCTGGCAGAATCGCGTTCCAAATACCCCGAACTTGCCGCTTCGTTGTTTGGCGATACGGCCATCGATATAGAATTGGACCAAAAAGGAACGCTCTACCTTGCGTTTGACGATGATGACGTCAGACAGATATCGGCACGTGTCCAATGGCAGCAGAAAGCCGGTCTTAACGTTCAAACAATGACGGCCGCCGAGGTACGCCGAACCGAACCGTTCGTCTCGCCGGAGGTTATCGGCGGTGCTCTCTTTCCTAATGATTGGCAGGTCGAAAATCGCAAACTAATAAAGGCTCTGCGCCATTATGCCGATCTTAATGACGTTAAGATCGTCGAAGAAAGAAGCGTGATCGATCTTATTAGCCAAAACGGCGGCGTTCGCGGAGCACGGACCGACGAGGGTGAGATAATTGCGGGCAAAACGATACTTGCAACCGGAGCGTGGACCTCGCTCATCAAACTCGGGGCTTTCCCCGTGCCAATTGCGGTCAAGCCCATCCGCGGTCAGATGATCGCGTTTCGTACAGCCAAGCGGCTTTTTGAACGAGTTATTTATAGCACAGGCGGTTATATGGTGCCGCGGGCTGACGGCCGCGTCCTGGTCGGAGCAACATCCGAAGACGTTGGGTTTAACCGCGATATTACCGCGGAAGCAACAGCCGGATTGGTTGAGGTGGCCACGACGATCTCTCCTGCTCTTGCGGGACTCTCGATCGTCGATCAGTGGACGGGTCTCCGGCCTGCCGGACCTGACGCAATGCCGATCCTTGGAGAGATCGACGGTATTGGCGGTCTTTATATCGCTACCGCACATTATCGTAATGGCATCCTGCTCGCACCGCGGACTGCCGAAATAATGGCGGATCTGATTCTAGAGGGCCGGCGTTCACCGTATTTGGAGGCGTTCGGGCCGGATCGGTTTCGCAACAGATAG
- a CDS encoding isocitrate/isopropylmalate dehydrogenase family protein, protein MKHTITLIPGDGIGPEITAATVRVIEATGVEIIWETQILGSQALEKYGETLPAAAIESMRSTKVALKGPIMTPIGKGFTSVNVGLRKALDLYANVRPVKALPNVECRYPGLDLVIVRENTEDLYAGLEHVVVPGVVESIKIITEKASTRIAKYAFEYARDNGRKKVTAVHKANIMKLSDGLFLECFYNQAKLFPEIEADDKIVDNCCMQLVMRPEQFDVLVLENLYGDIVSDLCAGLIGGLGLAPGANIGELGAVFEAVHGSAPDIAGQGIANPTALMLSAIQMLRHIGENEAAKKFENALLATFKDGLKTRDLGGTARTAEFANAIVERINTEAAVAV, encoded by the coding sequence ATGAAACACACAATCACATTGATCCCTGGCGACGGTATCGGCCCCGAGATCACCGCTGCGACCGTTCGCGTGATCGAGGCGACCGGCGTCGAGATCATTTGGGAAACCCAGATCCTTGGTTCGCAGGCGTTGGAAAAGTACGGCGAGACACTGCCTGCGGCGGCAATCGAATCGATGCGGTCGACAAAGGTCGCTCTCAAAGGGCCGATAATGACACCGATCGGAAAAGGCTTCACGTCGGTCAACGTCGGTCTCCGAAAGGCTCTCGACCTATATGCGAACGTTCGGCCCGTCAAGGCTTTGCCGAATGTCGAGTGTCGATATCCCGGGCTCGATCTTGTGATCGTTCGTGAAAATACCGAGGACCTGTATGCCGGCCTCGAACACGTCGTCGTGCCGGGCGTTGTCGAGTCGATCAAGATCATTACCGAAAAAGCGTCGACACGCATTGCGAAATACGCCTTCGAGTATGCACGCGACAATGGCCGTAAAAAGGTAACGGCGGTTCATAAGGCGAATATTATGAAGCTCTCGGACGGCCTATTCCTAGAGTGCTTTTACAACCAGGCAAAGTTGTTTCCCGAGATCGAGGCCGACGACAAGATCGTTGATAATTGCTGTATGCAGCTCGTAATGCGGCCCGAGCAGTTCGATGTTCTAGTGCTCGAGAACCTGTACGGTGACATCGTCTCGGACCTATGCGCCGGACTGATCGGCGGACTTGGTTTAGCACCCGGAGCGAATATCGGCGAGCTTGGAGCGGTGTTCGAAGCAGTTCACGGATCGGCCCCCGATATCGCCGGACAGGGAATTGCCAATCCGACGGCGTTGATGCTATCGGCGATCCAGATGCTGAGGCATATAGGCGAGAATGAAGCTGCGAAAAAATTTGAAAACGCGTTGCTCGCGACCTTCAAGGACGGCCTCAAGACCCGAGATCTCGGCGGTACTGCACGGACCGCTGAATTTGCCAATGCGATCGTCGAACGCATAAATACTGAAGCAGCAGTGGCGGTCTAA
- a CDS encoding DoxX family protein, whose amino-acid sequence MHLDGILKNLPALFSALFVAILFIQSGLDKVLDWKGNLEWLTGHFSKTFVSGVVPLMLAKITILELLTGLTAAVGIVYFFVAGSTIVIFYSSILGAATITGLFLGQRVAKDYAGAAVLVPYFLLDLIMMFLTSV is encoded by the coding sequence ATGCATCTGGATGGAATACTAAAGAATCTACCCGCTCTTTTCTCAGCGCTGTTTGTGGCGATATTGTTTATCCAATCGGGCCTCGATAAGGTGCTCGACTGGAAAGGAAATCTCGAGTGGTTGACCGGGCATTTTTCAAAGACGTTTGTCAGCGGAGTGGTTCCGCTTATGTTGGCCAAGATCACGATTCTCGAGTTGTTGACCGGACTCACTGCCGCTGTGGGTATCGTCTATTTCTTTGTCGCAGGCTCGACCATCGTTATTTTCTACTCTTCGATCCTCGGCGCCGCAACGATCACGGGCCTCTTCCTCGGCCAACGCGTCGCCAAGGACTACGCAGGTGCTGCCGTCCTCGTTCCGTACTTCCTTCTGGACCTGATAATGATGTTCCTCACGTCAGTGTGA
- a CDS encoding aminopeptidase P N-terminal domain-containing protein — MRTQLKKFIEAMEPNSIAIIPAAHEVTRSYDSEFKFRQDSDFWYLTGFPEPDAIAVIDPASKKPLTLYVRPRDPLMETWYGRRQGVEGAVKNHGADRAFTVERFGVDLAKLLDGKDKLYYRFSVDRTLDARLLEYLSGQRVRRLKTAYPPHTIIDPTIITGEMRLHKSDDEVEMMQTAATISAEAHILAMQKVRPGMNESQVESLIEAYMRDKGASGVAYNSIIGGGDNATILHYVENNMPLKDGDLILIDAGAEYKGYAADITRTFPVNGKFTKAQREVYDVVLDVQLQCIEYTKTGNTVKARQEFSIELLTEGMKKLGLLKGKTKDLIKKQEYMKYYMHGVGHYLGLDVHDAGRYFCDQTAKNSRPFAPGMVLTVEPGLYIPPDDKSAPAKYRGIGIRIEDDILVTEEGNRNLTAKVTKDADEIEAIMQNGKK; from the coding sequence ATGCGAACACAATTAAAGAAATTCATTGAGGCGATGGAACCCAATTCGATCGCTATCATACCGGCGGCACACGAGGTCACCCGAAGCTACGACTCTGAATTTAAGTTTCGGCAGGACTCTGATTTTTGGTACCTTACCGGATTTCCGGAACCTGACGCAATTGCTGTCATCGACCCGGCATCGAAAAAGCCACTAACCCTATACGTTCGCCCCCGCGACCCGCTGATGGAAACCTGGTACGGCCGTCGCCAGGGCGTGGAAGGTGCGGTCAAAAACCACGGAGCCGATCGGGCGTTTACGGTTGAGCGATTTGGCGTTGATTTGGCAAAGTTGCTCGATGGCAAGGACAAGCTTTACTATCGCTTTTCTGTTGATAGAACATTAGACGCACGCTTACTTGAATATTTGTCAGGTCAACGTGTTCGTCGCCTTAAGACAGCTTATCCACCGCATACGATCATCGACCCTACGATCATCACCGGCGAAATGCGTCTGCATAAATCCGACGATGAGGTCGAAATGATGCAGACCGCGGCGACCATCTCGGCGGAGGCTCACATTCTCGCGATGCAAAAGGTTAGGCCCGGTATGAACGAATCGCAGGTCGAATCGCTTATCGAGGCATATATGCGGGATAAGGGCGCGAGCGGGGTCGCGTACAACTCGATAATCGGCGGCGGCGATAATGCGACGATCCTCCATTATGTGGAGAACAATATGCCGCTAAAGGACGGCGATCTTATCCTCATCGACGCCGGTGCCGAATACAAGGGCTATGCGGCCGACATCACTCGCACATTTCCGGTCAACGGCAAATTTACGAAAGCACAACGTGAGGTTTACGATGTCGTGCTCGACGTCCAACTCCAGTGCATCGAATACACAAAAACGGGTAACACGGTCAAGGCTCGACAGGAATTCTCGATCGAACTCCTGACCGAAGGAATGAAAAAGCTCGGCCTGCTTAAGGGCAAGACCAAAGACCTGATCAAAAAGCAAGAGTATATGAAGTACTATATGCACGGAGTCGGTCACTATCTCGGGCTCGATGTGCACGACGCCGGACGTTATTTCTGCGACCAGACGGCCAAAAACTCGCGTCCTTTTGCACCGGGAATGGTACTGACCGTTGAACCGGGATTGTACATTCCGCCCGATGACAAATCGGCCCCGGCAAAATACCGTGGTATTGGTATTCGGATCGAAGACGACATACTCGTCACCGAAGAAGGTAACCGCAATCTGACTGCTAAGGTCACTAAGGACGCCGACGAGATCGAAGCGATAATGCAAAACGGTAAAAAATAG
- a CDS encoding radical SAM protein — protein MTAADRSLRITEVFLSIQGESSHAGRPCSFVRLTGCPMRCVWCDSEYTFTGGERIAYDDIFVKLDEFGCGLVEITGGEPLAQKAVIPFINELCERDYEVLIETGGFVSTEDIDPRAAIILDVKCPASGEAERNHWANLARLRPDKDEVKFVIAEMVDWEFAKETIAKYDLANRTKEILISPVHGIENLAEIAEAVSQSGIKLRLNLQLHKYIWGPDVRGV, from the coding sequence ATGACTGCTGCCGACCGATCTCTACGCATCACGGAAGTTTTTCTCTCGATCCAAGGGGAGTCTTCGCACGCCGGTCGCCCATGTTCGTTCGTGCGTCTTACGGGTTGCCCGATGAGGTGCGTCTGGTGCGACAGCGAATACACGTTCACCGGCGGCGAGCGGATCGCGTATGACGATATTTTTGTAAAGCTCGACGAGTTCGGGTGTGGTTTGGTAGAGATCACCGGCGGAGAACCACTGGCCCAAAAAGCGGTGATACCCTTCATCAATGAGCTTTGCGAACGAGACTACGAAGTTCTGATCGAGACCGGGGGATTTGTCTCGACCGAAGACATCGACCCTCGGGCTGCGATTATTTTAGATGTTAAGTGCCCGGCTTCCGGCGAGGCCGAACGCAATCACTGGGCGAATCTCGCCCGTTTGCGGCCTGATAAAGATGAAGTGAAATTTGTCATTGCTGAAATGGTCGACTGGGAATTTGCCAAAGAAACAATAGCAAAGTACGATCTTGCGAATCGCACAAAGGAGATTTTGATCTCACCCGTTCACGGGATCGAAAATCTCGCTGAGATCGCTGAGGCCGTTTCGCAAAGCGGCATCAAATTGCGATTGAATCTGCAGTTGCACAAATACATTTGGGGGCCGGATGTTCGAGGTGTCTAA
- the queC gene encoding 7-cyano-7-deazaguanine synthase QueC — MFEVSKKVSIVLVSGGMDSCVTASMARIENDELAFLHISYGQITEVRERMAFNDLADHFDVEKRLDISIEYLTKIGGSSLTDASISVAEADLTSTEIPTSYVPFRNANMLSIATSWAEVIGATAIYIGAVFEDSSGYPDCRPEFYAAFQAAIDSGTKSDTNIEIRTPIIQLSKAEIVQKGIELDAPLHLTWSCYRSESLACGTCDSCALRLRGFAQAGVIDPIAYR; from the coding sequence ATGTTCGAGGTGTCTAAAAAGGTCTCGATCGTACTTGTTTCGGGAGGAATGGATAGCTGCGTCACGGCATCTATGGCTCGGATTGAGAATGATGAGTTGGCATTTCTCCATATTTCGTACGGTCAGATAACTGAGGTACGCGAGCGAATGGCTTTCAACGACCTTGCCGATCACTTTGACGTCGAAAAACGGCTTGATATTTCGATCGAATATCTCACTAAGATCGGGGGTTCGTCGTTGACAGACGCGTCCATTTCGGTGGCCGAGGCTGACCTGACATCGACTGAAATTCCGACCAGCTACGTTCCATTTCGTAATGCAAATATGCTCTCGATCGCGACAAGTTGGGCCGAGGTGATCGGAGCGACGGCCATCTACATTGGTGCGGTATTCGAAGATTCGAGCGGCTATCCGGATTGCCGCCCAGAGTTCTACGCGGCATTTCAAGCGGCAATAGATTCCGGAACAAAGTCCGACACAAATATCGAGATTCGCACCCCGATCATCCAATTGTCCAAGGCCGAGATAGTGCAGAAAGGAATTGAACTAGATGCACCGCTACATTTGACGTGGTCTTGTTATCGCTCTGAAAGTTTGGCCTGCGGCACGTGCGACTCGTGCGCTCTGCGGCTACGTGGGTTCGCTCAGGCCGGCGTCATAGATCCGATCGCGTACCGTTGA